The Manis pentadactyla isolate mManPen7 chromosome 12, mManPen7.hap1, whole genome shotgun sequence genome contains the following window.
GCTCAGTGGAAAAATGGGGGGTAAATGCCCAGTGGGAAAATTATGCATAAGCTAAAGAAATACTAGCTCATTTGGGGTAGGAATTATCTTTGGTGGGAAGAGGGGAGTATATGGTCCAGGAGGGGTTTATGAAGGCTTCAAAGTGAATAAAAATGTTATATTTCTTATTCTGAAGACAAAGTCTTTATTTTATTACCCTGAAAATGCACAGATTGGTTTTAGAAAAAGAGGCaaacatacagttgacccttgaacaacatgttTGAACTGTCTGAGTCCATTtatttatacatggattttttttcaataaatatgttgtaaacattttgaagatttacgacaatttgaaaacacattttctaGCCTTATTGTaaaaatatggtatataatatatataacatgcaaTATAATATATGTGTTAGTCAACTCTTTAGAATATTGGTAAGATTTCCTGGCAATAGTAAGCTATTAGTAAGTTTTTCGGAGAGAGacacatggatttttgactgcatggggaGTTGGTACATgcgttgttcaagagtcaactgtatatGCAACAGGCATCTCTGGGGTTTATATATGGAACTTGTCACAGTAAAGTGCTTTGCCTAATGCTCAAAGAGTGGAAGGGATTATTAGAACAATACATTGTACCCTCTCCATGTTCAAGCCCATGTCAGACACAACCAATCCCTCTGAGCCCCTCCGCATTCCTGCGGGCCCCTGGTGTGCGGATGGGACCGTGAGTGGGTGCGGCCTGTTGTCTCCAGCAGATACTCGGGGCCATGGAGTCTCAGGTGGCGGGGGGCCCGGCCGGCCCGACCCTGCCCAACGGGCCACTCCTTGGTACAAACGGAGCCACTGACGACAGCAAGACTAACCTCATCGTCAACTACCTGCCCCAGAACATGACCCAGGACGAGTTCAAGAGCCTCTTCGGCAGCATTGGTGACATCGAGTCCTGCAAGTTGGTTCGGGACAAGATCACAGGTGTGGCTGCTGGCAGGTGGGGGCGCAGGGGCACAAAGCTGGTAGCCTCAGGAGCACAGGTGTGGTGGGGGCAGGTAGGACCGTGGGGGATCTGAGGTGCCACAGGGAGGCAGTTGTGACCCTAGAGGGTGTGTCTCGAGTGTAGGGGGCAAGGAGATCTGAGGGGTCCTGGGGACGGGGTAGTACTCTGGGGCAATGGGTAAGGATGGGACCTTGGTTCCCATAACCTTGAGGGGGGCAGTCAGCCTCTCAGGCCTGGGTCTGGGAGGACAGGGGCAGGTTCCAGGAAGCCATCATCCTGACCCTGCCCGCAGGGCAGAGCCTGGGCTATGGGTTTGTGAACTACTCTGACCCGAACGACGCAGACAAAGCCATCAACACCCTCAACGGCCTCAAACTGCAGACGAAGACCATCAAGGTCAGTGGCCTCATTCCCCACTGCTGCCGGTCCCCAACCGTCCTTACTTCTCCTTTATTACTTCCCACGTGGACTGCCTCCTTCCCTGTCGCCCAACCCCCCACAGCTTCCCGTCCTCCCACCCATCCCTTCCCCCCACTGCTGCCCGTCCTTCCCCATGGCTCATCCCCAGAGTGGTCCAAATTCCCCCAAGGCCTTCTGGCTGGGCCTCCGGGGCCAATGGCTCTGCCTCTCTGACCCTCTGACAAGGTTCCTTACTTGCCAGTGGGGAGGCTTTCAGCCCCACATCCTCAGGACTCAAGGAGGTGATCACCCCACGGCAGTGAGAGAGAGTGACCAGGGTCTGATGGGCAGCCCCCTCCCTGCCTTTGTCATGGAAGTGGGGGAGGGGCGAGGCCCATCTGCCATCTGGAGCCTAATTAGGGCCTGGGAGGGCGGGATTAGGGGGTGGGTCCCTCTGGGCCCCTCCCCTTTCAGCAGCTGCAGCTGGGACCCTGTGAGCCCAGAGTCCCTGGGGAGTATCGCCATGGAAACCCCCTCTCTAGGTCGGCCTGGGAGTGTCTGGGCTCCGCCCCTCAAATCTGTTGCCCACAAATCTGAGCCCCgggggaggctgggctgggggtACCCATCTGGCCCCCAGTTCTCCATGGGAACAGAGGTACAGGAATCTCTTCCCCTCCCTCATGTGAGGGGAAATGAGGTTGTGACTGGGTACGTCCCTCCTTGGACAACTATACTGAGAAGTATGGGGGGTCACGTGATAAAGTGTACGTAAGACCCAGAGCCACTGTATCCACGTGATGTgatgagcgtgtgtgtgtgtgtgtgtgtgtgtgcgcgcgcgcacgcgCGCCCTGACTGTAAGGTACGGTGTTTGTGGAACACCCTGGCCGTATGAGTGGCTGTCATCATGGACCTGGCTGTTAACAGACTTCGGGTGTGTCACTAGGTATCTGTGGGATATGCTGCTTATCTGACACGTGCTTCGTGACACATTGCAGCTCTGGCAGTGACCTGGTGGGGCTGTGTGGGTATGTCTGGCTGTGACTGGGTGTTTGTGTGTCACAGTGCAGTTGTGTGGGTGTGTCTCCCCGTTCAGGGTGGAATGTGTGCGACCTGAGGGCTTGCAATTCTGCAGCTCTGACTGTGATTACCCAGGACCCTCAGAGTCACCGTGAATGTGGTGGCCAGCTTCTGTCACCCTCTTCTGCTGGAGTTACCAGGGCTCTGCAGGGGTGGCAcagcgtgggtgtgtatgtgcatgtgtgtctgtctgggtggcatgttgtgtgaTCAGTCTCAGCCCTTGGGCGCCCCAGCAGATGGCATCCTGGAAACACAGGAAAGACCCCTGAAAACCTACTCTGTGCTTCAGATGACCCCTGGCCCCCCCCACCCATCCAGGAGCTCAGCCCTCCCTTTCCCCAACTCTAATCCCCTGACGAGTCCTCACCCCTAAAAACTCACAGCCCCACAGTGGAGAGTGGAAACTGTCAAATACATGGCCGTTAATTTTAATTACTATTATAGAAATAAGAGCCACTGatcatctttctttttcctgGAGGACCTCAGATGTGCACAACTGCATTAAATAGAATCCTATCCCTGTGCCATGAGCACCATCACCCCCTCCCAACTCACCACCCCAAACAGAAGGCACACCCTTGACAATGACCCCATCTACCCAGCGGTTAATTTAGAAGAAATAGAAGACAGAGCAGACATAAGAGGGGAGAGAAGCTTACaacctccctgccccccaccagccCTCGGCACCCTGTCAGCCCCTGGGGGTGGGCCCTCCAGCCCATGTTTCCAGGACATTGATAAACACACAATGAGATGGGGTCACACAACGCTCGCCGCTCTGTAAATGGACTTTTCTTTTCCCCACTTTACAATACTCACCACTGTTTCAGGGAAATAAATATACATGTCCACCATTTTTTAAACAGCTGCAGAGAGTTTCATTGTTGGGCTGGGCCATAATGAATGACATGAATCGAATGATCCTCTGAAAACGTGTCTAACTCACAATGGGAAGAAGTGTTTTGGGAAAGTGCTTAAGGGGGGTAGGGGTGGAGGATTTCATATGGGAAAGAGTAGGGAGGACATTTCAATGGAGACTGGGAGAAGAAAGGTGAGGAAGagggttccaggcagagggactagccagtgcaaaggccctgaggctgaaACATGCCTGGTGTGTTTGGGGAACACAAAGGACTTTAGCTCTGAAGAAGGTGAGAGCCACAGAGGGTTCTGAGCAGAGGGAGGTGACCTGCCCCAGATGCTCACAGGCGCCCTCAGGTTGTGGTGGAGGGAACAGCCTGGGAGTGAGGATGGGAGTGGGGGAACCAGGTGGGGCAGCTGCCCTAGTGGGGGTGGGAAGTAATGGTGAAGGCTGGGCCAGGTTAGGGCCGTGGAAATTGGGAGAGGTGTGTGGATTTCAGATGATGAGGAAGGAGGAGCAGACAGGGTTGATGGTGGGTTGGATGTAGGTATAAAAGGCCGGGAGGCATCAAGTTGGCAAGGCTGGGGACAGCTGCCATCACTGAACTGGGGCAAGTTGGGGGCGGTCAGGAGCCACATGTGGCCGTACTGAGTGTGGTTCCGCCAGGAGACCCCCTTGCAGAACTTCTGGAGGCAGGTGTTGTGTAGGGGTGCAGATCGGGGCCAGCTCCATGCTGGGAACAGACatttgggagtcatcagcatTAAGCTGGTGGCTACAGACGTCAGCTTCCCTGAGGAGCCAAAAGTGTAGTCAGGAAGAGAAGGGGCCAGCATCCCAGGCTCACTCTCCAAGGAAGTGGGGAGCACCAGTGATGGGATGCTCAGCAGGACCGCAGGAGCCAGGACTCAGGGTCCTCGGAGACGTGGGGCCGCAGCTCCATTGACCACCTCCGGTGACAGGTCCCACCCCTCACCGCCCACACCCAGTCTGCACAGGCCGGGCCATGTCCTTGGCCACAGCCATGTTCCCTCCCCCAAGCCCTGGCCAAGCCCACCCATGGTAACTACTCCAGAAACAGAGGCATTTCTGCACCTCAGCGGTGGTTTGGAGGTGGCCTCACTCTCCCCATCTGCGAAATGGGTCTTCCCCTCAGTGCTGTCCACCTGGCTGCCCCTCCCGCAGGTGTCTTATGCCAGACCCAGTTCTGCATCCATCCGGGATGCCAACCTGTACGTCAGTGGGCTACCCAAGACCATGAGCCAGAAAGAAATGGAGCAGCTCTTCTCTCAGTATGGCCGCATTATCACCTCTCGCATCCTGGTGGACCAGGTCACAGGTCAGGCTGCAGGGAGGGTTCCCGATGATCTGGGGCATGCTGGGCAAATGTCCTGAGGGACCAAATGGAGACCAGGAACTGCAGGGCAAGGGGCGGGTAAGGGGAGGGGGCCGCACAGGAGGGGGCAGGGTCTTCCTGACGTCCTCACTCCTGGGCAGGTGTTTCTCGGGGTGTGGGATTCATCCGCTTCGACAAGAGGATTGAGGCCGAGGAGGCCATTAAGGGACTGAACGGGCAGAAGCCGCTGGGCGCGGCCGAGCCCATCACAGTCAAGTTCGCCAACAACCCAAGTCAGAAGACAGGGCAGGCCCTGCTCACTCACCTCTACCAGTCGTCTGCCCGGCGCTACGCAGGCCCCCTGCACCACCAGACGCAGCGCTTCCGGTGAGCCCCTGCCACCCAGACCCCCAGGGCAGGATCCAGAGCTTGCAGCCCCCCTCCCTGCATCCCATTCCTGCAGGGCAGCGGGACATGGAGCTGGTGCCCACACGCCAGGGCCACTGAGGGCAGCGAAGGAGAAACGTGTGAAGCTTTTAGGTGCTGAGGCCAGGCTCTCGTACACAGCAGGCACTCGATGTGCGCAGTTTTAGAGTCAGCTGATGTGCGCAGTTTTAGAGTCAGCTGATTGGAGTCCAGCTCTGACTCTGCCCCTCTCTCTCGGGCATGTGGCTCCAGCTGCCTGTCTCTGTCTGCTCACCTACATGTCATTAGTGCCTCCTGCATGCCAGGCACACTTATTTTATTCTGCACAGAGCTTGCCTTGTCCCCGTTTCGCAGATGGGGACCCTGAGGTGCAGAGCGGTGCTGTCACCTGCCCGGCTCCAGCACTGCGAAGAAGAGACACTAAGCTTCCCTTTTGGGGAaccagagccctgcagggtggGGTCCGGGCAAGTGGGGCCAGGCAGGCTGGGCAGCAGCAGGACAGGCAAGAGGCGGTGCCCGAGTGACTGCGGTTCCGTGCCAGGCGGTGTCCAGgcgggtgggggcagggcaggcgctgctggctggctgggtgggggtggggagggcaggcaggctgGCCGGCAGGCGTCACAGCCAGGGGTGTACCGGAGGCCACCGCTGACCACCCCTTCTTCCTCCGCAGGCTGGACAATTTGCTCAACATGGCCTATGGAGTCAAGAGGTAACAGTGCCCCCACCTCGCTGCCCCCGTCCCCTCTATCCTCCTTGGAACCTTTCCCTGATGGACCCCCTACCCAGCCTCATCCCCAGAACTGCCAGCTTAGCCATGTTTGCCCTGTCTAGGGGTAGTGTGTCCATTAAGAAATTTGGGAACTGGGGAACTTAGTAAATGTGTAGCAGGGGCTAGTTTGGAATTTGGTCCCTGGGGGGCCTGACTGAGGTCCTCTCTATCCCCATGAAAGGCAGGCGGTGTTCCCCAAGCCACAGCCATGGCCCCGGTTCCCATGTTAAGTCTGAGTTGCACACGCCACTTTATTCCTTTGCTGAGGGCCACAGAATGCCCTCTTCCACCCCACAGCTGGGGAGAGGCCTTGGGGCTCCGAGACGTGGTCCATGTCCCTACCCACCGAAGAGCCCCATGTTTACTGCACCCTGAGCGCCAGGTGCTGGGCTTGGGGCTGGGGACCCAACATGGCCCAGCCAGACTCGGCCCCTTGTGGAGATCATATTGAGCCTTCTTGGCACATAGGGAGCACTCCGTGACAGGCAGCCACCCCTATGATTATTGTCACTGTTAGCAATCATCTCAGTCTAGTGGGGAGGGACACAGATAGGTGAGCAGCGATCAGGGCTGTGAACAGGGCAGGAGAAGGAGTGATGGGGACCCAGCGGAGACCTCCAGCCTGTCCACAGCAACAGAGGAAGAGGAGTGTCTGGCAGTGAGCACGGCCTGTGCAAAGGCCGGGCAGAGGGAGCAAGCAGTTAGTCCCAAGTGGCCAAATGGACTGGGTCAGACCCGGGGGTCCCCCAAGTTGAGCGGAGCCTTTGGAAGGTAGGGAGCTAGTGAGGAATATGGATGAAGCCAATTCAgtactttcattcattcagtcaac
Protein-coding sequences here:
- the ELAVL3 gene encoding ELAV-like protein 3 isoform X1: MVTQILGAMESQVAGGPAGPTLPNGPLLGTNGATDDSKTNLIVNYLPQNMTQDEFKSLFGSIGDIESCKLVRDKITGQSLGYGFVNYSDPNDADKAINTLNGLKLQTKTIKVSYARPSSASIRDANLYVSGLPKTMSQKEMEQLFSQYGRIITSRILVDQVTGVSRGVGFIRFDKRIEAEEAIKGLNGQKPLGAAEPITVKFANNPSQKTGQALLTHLYQSSARRYAGPLHHQTQRFRLDNLLNMAYGVKSPLSLIARFSPIAIDGMSGLAGVGLSGGAAGAGWCIFVYNLSPEADESVLWQLFGPFGAVTNVKVIRDFTTNKCKGFGFVTMTNYDEAAMAIASLNGYRLGERVLQVSFKTSKQHKA
- the ELAVL3 gene encoding ELAV-like protein 3 isoform X2, with product MVTILGAMESQVAGGPAGPTLPNGPLLGTNGATDDSKTNLIVNYLPQNMTQDEFKSLFGSIGDIESCKLVRDKITGQSLGYGFVNYSDPNDADKAINTLNGLKLQTKTIKVSYARPSSASIRDANLYVSGLPKTMSQKEMEQLFSQYGRIITSRILVDQVTGVSRGVGFIRFDKRIEAEEAIKGLNGQKPLGAAEPITVKFANNPSQKTGQALLTHLYQSSARRYAGPLHHQTQRFRLDNLLNMAYGVKSPLSLIARFSPIAIDGMSGLAGVGLSGGAAGAGWCIFVYNLSPEADESVLWQLFGPFGAVTNVKVIRDFTTNKCKGFGFVTMTNYDEAAMAIASLNGYRLGERVLQVSFKTSKQHKA
- the ELAVL3 gene encoding ELAV-like protein 3 isoform X3 encodes the protein MVTQILGAMESQVAGGPAGPTLPNGPLLGTNGATDDSKTNLIVNYLPQNMTQDEFKSLFGSIGDIESCKLVRDKITGQSLGYGFVNYSDPNDADKAINTLNGLKLQTKTIKVSYARPSSASIRDANLYVSGLPKTMSQKEMEQLFSQYGRIITSRILVDQVTGVSRGVGFIRFDKRIEAEEAIKGLNGQKPLGAAEPITVKFANNPSQKTGQALLTHLYQSSARRYAGPLHHQTQRFRLDNLLNMAYGVKRFSPIAIDGMSGLAGVGLSGGAAGAGWCIFVYNLSPEADESVLWQLFGPFGAVTNVKVIRDFTTNKCKGFGFVTMTNYDEAAMAIASLNGYRLGERVLQVSFKTSKQHKA